In a genomic window of Streptomyces koelreuteriae:
- a CDS encoding TetR/AcrR family transcriptional regulator — MGTTASETPRRITLTPAARRALQAAARLFYERGIHAVGVDLIAAEAGVTKKTLYDRFGSKEQIVVEYLADRDERWRAFLGERLDAAGPDPGERVLTVFDASRDWARDSSPKGCSMVNAHAEISDPAHPAHPIITGQKRWMLDLFTSLAADITPDEPARLARALMLLHEGALVAHGLGIFPDAIDHAREQARALLA; from the coding sequence ATGGGTACCACTGCCTCCGAAACCCCCCGCCGGATCACGCTGACGCCGGCCGCCCGCCGCGCCCTCCAGGCCGCCGCGCGGCTGTTCTACGAACGCGGCATCCATGCCGTCGGGGTCGACCTCATCGCCGCCGAGGCCGGGGTCACGAAGAAGACCCTCTACGACCGGTTCGGCTCCAAGGAGCAGATCGTCGTGGAGTACCTCGCCGACCGCGACGAGCGCTGGCGGGCCTTCCTCGGCGAGCGCCTCGACGCGGCCGGGCCGGACCCGGGGGAGCGCGTCCTGACGGTCTTCGACGCCTCACGCGATTGGGCGCGGGACAGCAGCCCGAAGGGGTGCAGCATGGTCAACGCCCACGCGGAGATCAGCGACCCCGCGCACCCGGCCCACCCGATCATCACCGGCCAGAAGCGGTGGATGCTCGACCTGTTCACGAGTCTCGCCGCGGACATCACCCCGGACGAACCAGCCCGTCTGGCCCGGGCGTTGATGCTGCTCCACGAGGGCGCGCTCGTCGCCCACGGCCTCGGCATCTTCCCGGACGCCATCGACCACGCCCGCGAACAGGCGCGCGCGCTGCTCGCGTAG
- a CDS encoding SDR family NAD(P)-dependent oxidoreductase: MTLTGSGSAYDPPGPAPRGPVAPSHVREHGPARRLDRRVALVTGASSGIGAATARRFAMDGWQLLLNGRDRRCLEQTASGTSALVLPADLAAPGGPRLLAQSALHATGRIDVLVAGAGIGWTGPFAAMPHTDIDRVLALDLNATLHLVREVLPSMIEAGRGRVVLLGSAAGCSGVREEAVHSAAKAGLAAFADALRQELRGTGVGVTLVVPTRRDSGPYDHTTPRPVSPGNVARDIFESVRQDSDEAPPTPTWRALPSRLRALTPGLNRRIANRRY; this comes from the coding sequence ATGACACTCACCGGCTCCGGCTCGGCCTACGACCCACCGGGCCCCGCCCCACGCGGCCCCGTAGCCCCCTCACACGTGCGCGAGCACGGACCGGCACGGCGTCTGGACCGGCGCGTGGCCCTCGTCACCGGGGCCTCCTCGGGGATCGGGGCGGCGACGGCACGGCGATTCGCCATGGACGGCTGGCAACTGCTCCTCAACGGACGCGACCGGCGCTGTCTGGAGCAGACGGCCTCCGGCACCTCGGCGCTCGTGCTGCCCGCCGACCTCGCCGCCCCGGGCGGACCGCGCCTGCTGGCCCAGTCCGCGCTGCACGCGACCGGCCGGATCGACGTCCTGGTCGCCGGGGCGGGCATCGGCTGGACGGGCCCGTTCGCCGCCATGCCGCACACCGACATCGACCGGGTGCTGGCCTTGGACCTCAACGCCACGCTCCACCTTGTGCGTGAAGTGCTGCCGTCCATGATCGAGGCCGGCCGGGGCCGGGTGGTGCTGCTCGGCTCGGCCGCGGGCTGCTCGGGCGTACGGGAGGAGGCGGTGCACTCCGCCGCCAAGGCGGGCCTCGCCGCCTTCGCCGACGCCCTCCGCCAGGAACTGCGCGGCACGGGCGTGGGCGTGACCCTGGTCGTCCCCACCCGCAGGGACAGCGGCCCCTACGACCACACCACCCCCCGTCCCGTCTCACCCGGCAACGTCGCCCGCGACATCTTCGAGTCCGTACGCCAGGACAGCGACGAGGCGCCCCCCACCCCCACCTGGCGAGCCCTCCCGAGCCGCCTCAGGGCCCTGACCCCGGGGCTGAACCGCCGCATAGCGAACCGCCGCTACTGA
- a CDS encoding acyl-CoA carboxylase subunit beta, translated as MTVLDEAPGEPTDARGRVAELHEIRAQAVAGPSEKATKAQHAKGKLTARERIELLLDPDSFREVEQLRRHRATGFGLEAKKPYTDGVITGWGTVEGRTVFVYAHDFRVFGGALGEAHATKIHKIMDMAIAAGAPLVSLNDGAGARIQEGVSALAGYGGIFQRNTKASGVIPQISVMLGPCAGGAAYSPALTDFVFMVRETSQMFITGPDVVKAVTGEEITQNGLGGADVHAETSGVCHFAYDDEETCIAEVRYLLSLLPQNNRENPPRAEASDAVDRRSDVLLDLVPADGNRPYDMAKVIEEIVDDGDYLEVHERWARNIICALGRMDGQVVGIVANQPQALAGVLDIEASEKAARFVQMCDAFNIPIITLLDVPGFLPGVDQEHGGIIRHGAKLLYAYCNATVPRISLILRKAYGGAYIVMDSQSIGADLTYAWPTNEIAVMGAEGAANVIFRRQIAEAEDPEAMRARMVKEYKSELMHPYYAAERGLVDDVIDPAETREVLIKSLAMLQTKHADLPSRKHGNPPQ; from the coding sequence ATGACCGTTTTGGATGAGGCGCCGGGTGAGCCGACCGACGCGCGTGGACGCGTGGCCGAACTGCACGAGATCCGTGCGCAGGCGGTGGCCGGACCGAGCGAGAAGGCGACCAAGGCGCAGCACGCCAAGGGCAAGCTGACCGCACGGGAGCGCATCGAGCTGCTCCTCGACCCGGATTCCTTCCGTGAGGTCGAGCAGCTCCGCCGGCACCGGGCCACGGGTTTCGGCCTGGAGGCCAAGAAGCCGTACACCGACGGTGTGATCACCGGCTGGGGGACGGTCGAGGGCCGGACGGTCTTCGTCTACGCCCATGACTTCCGGGTCTTCGGCGGCGCGCTGGGCGAGGCCCACGCCACCAAGATCCACAAGATCATGGACATGGCCATCGCGGCCGGCGCGCCCCTGGTCTCCCTGAACGACGGCGCCGGTGCCCGTATCCAGGAGGGCGTCTCCGCCCTCGCCGGCTACGGCGGCATCTTCCAGCGCAACACCAAGGCCTCGGGCGTGATCCCGCAGATCAGCGTCATGCTGGGGCCCTGCGCGGGCGGCGCGGCCTACAGCCCCGCCCTGACGGACTTCGTGTTCATGGTCCGCGAGACCTCGCAGATGTTCATCACCGGCCCGGACGTCGTCAAGGCGGTCACCGGCGAGGAGATCACCCAGAACGGCCTGGGCGGCGCCGACGTGCACGCCGAGACCAGCGGCGTCTGCCACTTCGCCTACGACGACGAAGAGACCTGCATCGCCGAGGTCCGCTACCTGCTCTCCCTGCTCCCGCAGAACAACCGCGAGAACCCGCCGCGCGCCGAGGCCTCGGACGCCGTCGACCGCCGCTCGGACGTCCTGCTGGACCTGGTCCCGGCGGACGGCAACCGGCCGTACGACATGGCCAAGGTCATCGAGGAGATCGTCGACGACGGCGACTACCTGGAGGTCCACGAGCGCTGGGCGCGGAACATCATCTGCGCGCTGGGCCGGATGGACGGCCAGGTCGTCGGCATCGTCGCCAATCAGCCGCAGGCCCTCGCGGGCGTCCTGGACATCGAGGCCTCCGAGAAGGCGGCCCGCTTCGTCCAGATGTGCGACGCCTTCAACATCCCGATCATCACTCTTCTGGACGTACCCGGCTTCCTGCCCGGCGTCGACCAGGAGCACGGTGGGATCATCCGCCACGGCGCCAAGCTGCTCTACGCGTACTGCAACGCGACCGTGCCGAGGATCTCGCTGATCCTGCGCAAGGCCTACGGAGGTGCGTACATCGTCATGGACAGCCAGTCCATCGGTGCTGACCTCACCTACGCCTGGCCGACGAACGAGATCGCCGTCATGGGCGCGGAGGGTGCGGCCAACGTCATCTTCCGCCGCCAGATCGCCGAGGCCGAGGACCCCGAGGCCATGCGCGCCCGCATGGTCAAGGAGTACAAGTCCGAGCTGATGCACCCGTACTACGCGGCGGAGCGCGGCCTGGTCGACGACGTCATCGACCCCGCCGAGACCCGCGAGGTCCTCATCAAGTCCCTCGCGATGCTCCAGACCAAGCACGCCGACCTGCCTTCCCGCAAGCACGGCAACCCTCCGCAGTAA
- a CDS encoding SLATT domain-containing protein encodes MTVSALAELDRSRSRADLLWELFRHAEAEVTTAIGWYLARRRGPSLWSRWLRALAALLGIVGTLTPLVHAATPSALPPEWGFVFLAGGAGCVLFDRIFGFSASWTRYIRTQQALQQILKRAQSEWAQTYLRATDSPSDKEQAALLGVIERLRTDAQRIIEDEGSAWVGYLADGVEELTRATVHAPGQRSNGAGLFRLERGAGRERLGEAQVPRARDSAM; translated from the coding sequence ATGACGGTGTCCGCACTCGCCGAGCTGGACCGGTCGCGTTCGCGGGCCGACCTGTTGTGGGAGCTGTTCCGGCATGCCGAGGCGGAGGTGACGACGGCGATCGGCTGGTACCTGGCGCGGCGCCGGGGGCCGTCGCTGTGGTCGCGGTGGCTGCGGGCGCTGGCCGCGCTGCTGGGCATCGTCGGCACGCTGACTCCGCTGGTGCACGCGGCCACCCCTTCCGCGTTGCCGCCCGAGTGGGGCTTCGTGTTCCTGGCCGGTGGGGCGGGGTGTGTCCTGTTCGATCGGATCTTCGGGTTCTCGGCGTCCTGGACGCGCTACATCCGTACGCAGCAGGCGCTGCAGCAGATCCTCAAGAGGGCGCAGTCCGAGTGGGCGCAGACGTATCTGCGGGCCACGGACTCTCCCAGCGACAAGGAGCAGGCCGCGCTGCTCGGGGTGATCGAGCGGTTGCGGACGGACGCGCAGCGGATCATCGAGGACGAGGGGTCGGCGTGGGTCGGTTACCTGGCCGACGGGGTGGAGGAACTGACCCGCGCCACCGTGCACGCGCCCGGGCAGCGGTCGAACGGGGCGGGGTTGTTCCGGCTGGAGCGGGGGGCGGGGCGTGAGCGCCTGGGTGAGGCCCAGGTGCCACGCGCCCGCGACTCCGCCATGTGA
- a CDS encoding polysaccharide lyase 8 family protein, translating into MTPERREFPRRTAKDATTLPSPGRRALLLAVGALAATGWAASMPRAAYASEAEDPYETLRRRWLGIALGEGYDPAAEPYATRLAETGALARGLRASMAPAANSLWPGHPFDPPAGITLSYGRLWTMTQAYVQKGTGSTADPGLLADVLRGLDHLNATVYNPSTTRYGNWWEWQIGSPRLLTDITAALYDELGETRVRAACAAVDHFVPDSALGDYTGTSTGANRVDLCRSVALRGILGRDPAKIALARDALSPVFPYVTRGDGLYADGSFVQHTWVAYSGTYGQVMLDGLGRLFTLLAGSDWAVTDPNRQIILDSVERAYAPLIHDGLVMDSVNGRAISRGYLITDDRKVMRSDHFHGQQLIAAIALLAAAATPAERDRWHARVKGWIERDTVTPILTAPQFGVATLARLHAIAASPAPAAPEPTGHHLFAAMDRAVHRRPGFTVNIAMASDRIAHYECGNGENPRGWHTGAGMVSWWSGTSDQYTDWFWPTVDWYRLPGTTVSTKRLADREGGEWGSARPDARWVGGTTDGTCAALGQHLKGLGSTLQARKSWFCVADAVICLGAGIGCADGVPVETIVDNRNLGESGTQRFAQGPNWAHLEDHGGWVLLDGEPKALREDRTGAWADINTGSTPERRTRRWQTLWLDHGTDPEDATYAYVLMPGASRRAVARRAAHRHWLSVLANDADRQAVTVPSLGFLAANFWQAGTAGPLTASAAASVLTVRRGRTATLCASEPPRTGTPLEITWDRPVRQVVRADETVEVLSTGPRLRLRITPGEVCATHRCEVTLG; encoded by the coding sequence ATGACCCCCGAGCGTCGCGAATTTCCCCGCCGCACGGCCAAGGACGCCACCACCCTGCCGAGCCCTGGCCGTCGGGCCCTGCTGCTCGCGGTCGGGGCGCTGGCGGCGACCGGCTGGGCGGCGTCCATGCCCCGCGCCGCGTATGCCTCCGAAGCCGAGGACCCCTACGAGACCCTCCGCCGCCGCTGGCTCGGTATCGCCCTCGGCGAGGGCTACGACCCGGCAGCGGAGCCGTACGCCACCCGGCTCGCCGAGACCGGTGCACTCGCCCGCGGGCTGCGCGCCTCCATGGCCCCGGCGGCGAACTCCCTCTGGCCCGGGCACCCCTTCGACCCGCCGGCCGGCATCACCCTCAGCTACGGGCGTCTGTGGACCATGACCCAGGCCTACGTTCAGAAAGGCACCGGCTCGACCGCCGACCCGGGCCTGCTCGCCGACGTCCTGCGCGGCCTCGACCACCTCAACGCGACCGTCTACAACCCTTCCACCACCCGCTACGGCAACTGGTGGGAGTGGCAGATCGGCAGCCCCCGCCTGCTCACCGACATCACCGCCGCCCTCTACGACGAACTGGGCGAAACCCGCGTCCGGGCCGCCTGCGCCGCCGTCGACCACTTCGTCCCCGACTCCGCCCTCGGCGACTACACCGGCACCTCCACCGGCGCCAACCGCGTCGACCTGTGCCGCTCCGTCGCCCTGCGCGGCATCCTCGGCCGCGACCCGGCCAAGATCGCCCTCGCCCGGGACGCGCTCTCCCCGGTCTTCCCCTACGTCACCCGGGGCGACGGCCTCTACGCCGACGGCTCCTTCGTCCAGCACACCTGGGTCGCCTACTCGGGCACCTACGGACAGGTCATGCTCGACGGCCTCGGCCGGCTCTTCACCCTGCTCGCCGGATCCGACTGGGCGGTCACCGACCCGAACCGGCAGATCATCCTCGACAGCGTCGAGCGGGCCTACGCCCCGCTCATCCACGACGGACTGGTCATGGACAGCGTCAACGGCCGTGCCATCAGCCGCGGTTACCTCATCACCGACGACCGCAAGGTGATGCGCAGCGACCACTTCCACGGCCAGCAGCTCATCGCGGCCATCGCCCTCCTCGCCGCCGCCGCGACCCCCGCGGAACGCGACCGCTGGCACGCCCGCGTCAAGGGCTGGATCGAACGGGACACGGTCACCCCGATCCTCACCGCACCCCAGTTCGGCGTCGCCACCCTCGCCCGGCTGCACGCCATCGCCGCCTCACCCGCCCCGGCCGCACCCGAACCCACCGGGCACCACCTCTTCGCCGCCATGGACCGCGCCGTCCACCGCCGCCCCGGCTTCACCGTGAACATCGCCATGGCCAGCGACCGCATCGCCCACTACGAGTGCGGCAACGGCGAGAACCCACGCGGCTGGCACACCGGCGCGGGGATGGTCAGCTGGTGGTCCGGTACGAGCGACCAGTACACGGACTGGTTCTGGCCGACGGTGGACTGGTACCGCCTGCCCGGCACCACCGTCTCCACCAAGCGCCTCGCCGACCGGGAAGGAGGCGAGTGGGGATCCGCCCGCCCGGACGCCCGCTGGGTCGGCGGCACCACCGACGGCACCTGCGCGGCCCTCGGTCAGCACCTCAAGGGCCTCGGCTCCACCCTCCAGGCCCGCAAGTCCTGGTTCTGCGTCGCGGACGCGGTGATCTGCCTCGGCGCCGGGATCGGCTGCGCCGACGGCGTCCCGGTGGAGACGATCGTCGACAACCGCAACCTCGGCGAGTCCGGCACCCAGCGCTTCGCCCAGGGCCCGAACTGGGCCCACCTGGAGGACCACGGCGGCTGGGTCCTGCTCGACGGCGAGCCGAAGGCGCTCCGCGAGGACCGCACCGGCGCCTGGGCCGACATCAACACCGGCAGCACCCCGGAGCGCCGCACCCGCCGCTGGCAGACCCTCTGGCTCGACCACGGCACCGACCCCGAGGACGCCACATACGCCTACGTCCTGATGCCCGGGGCGTCCCGCCGCGCGGTCGCCCGCCGCGCCGCCCACCGGCACTGGCTGTCGGTCCTCGCCAACGACGCGGACCGCCAGGCGGTCACCGTGCCCTCCCTCGGCTTCCTGGCAGCGAACTTCTGGCAGGCCGGCACGGCAGGTCCGCTCACCGCCTCCGCCGCCGCGAGCGTGCTGACCGTCCGCCGGGGCCGTACCGCTACCCTCTGTGCGAGCGAGCCGCCCCGCACGGGCACGCCGCTGGAGATCACCTGGGACCGCCCGGTCCGCCAGGTCGTGCGCGCGGACGAGACCGTCGAGGTGCTCTCGACCGGCCCTCGACTGAGGCTGCGCATCACCCCGGGGGAGGTATGCGCGACCCACCGATGTGAGGTGACTCTCGGTTGA
- a CDS encoding Cmx/CmrA family chloramphenicol efflux MFS transporter, giving the protein MPFALLLLGLAVFAQGTSEFMLSGLVPDIARDLGVSVPAAGALTSAFAAGMVVGAPLVAGLARRWSRRGALSAFLVVFLAVHVVGALTGSFEVLLATRVVGALANAGFLAVALVAAAGMVPADAKGRATSTLLGGVTLACVAGVPAGALLGGLWGWRTAFWAVALLSLPALVAVAWSVPGGTAEGAPPALRGELRSLRSPRLVVTLLLGALVNGATFCTFTYLAPLVTEVTGLGSGWVPGVLALFGAGSFVGVTAAGRFADRSPVPLLAGGGVAACVGWCLLALGAGHPVLALGLVFAQGALSFGVGSTLIAQALYAAPGAPTLAGGFATAAFNVGAALGPWAGGTAIGAGFGYRSPVWVSAGLIALAGVVAGVVWRQRARLADRDALRR; this is encoded by the coding sequence ATGCCGTTCGCTCTACTTCTGCTGGGCCTTGCCGTGTTCGCGCAAGGGACGTCCGAGTTCATGCTGTCCGGGCTGGTGCCGGACATCGCGCGGGATCTGGGGGTGTCCGTTCCCGCCGCGGGTGCGCTGACCTCCGCCTTCGCGGCGGGAATGGTCGTAGGGGCGCCGCTCGTGGCGGGTCTCGCGCGGCGCTGGTCGCGGCGGGGCGCGCTGTCGGCGTTCCTCGTCGTCTTTCTCGCCGTCCATGTCGTCGGTGCTCTCACCGGCAGTTTCGAGGTCCTGCTCGCCACGCGGGTGGTGGGGGCGCTCGCCAACGCGGGGTTCCTCGCCGTCGCCCTCGTAGCCGCCGCGGGAATGGTCCCGGCTGACGCGAAGGGCCGGGCCACGTCCACACTGCTGGGCGGCGTGACACTGGCGTGTGTGGCCGGGGTGCCCGCCGGGGCCCTGCTGGGCGGGCTGTGGGGCTGGCGTACGGCGTTCTGGGCCGTGGCGCTGCTGTCGCTGCCGGCCCTGGTGGCGGTGGCGTGGTCCGTGCCGGGCGGGACCGCCGAGGGTGCGCCGCCCGCCCTGCGCGGTGAACTGCGGTCACTGCGCAGCCCTCGGCTGGTCGTCACGCTGCTGCTGGGCGCCCTCGTGAACGGCGCGACGTTCTGCACCTTCACCTATCTCGCGCCGCTGGTCACCGAGGTGACGGGGCTGGGCAGCGGGTGGGTGCCCGGGGTGCTCGCGCTGTTCGGCGCCGGGTCGTTCGTGGGGGTGACCGCGGCGGGGCGGTTCGCCGACCGCAGCCCCGTGCCGCTCCTCGCCGGTGGGGGCGTCGCGGCCTGCGTGGGCTGGTGCCTGCTGGCCCTCGGGGCCGGGCACCCGGTCCTGGCCCTCGGGCTCGTCTTCGCCCAGGGAGCGCTTTCCTTCGGCGTCGGCTCCACGCTGATCGCCCAGGCGCTCTACGCGGCACCGGGAGCACCCACACTGGCCGGGGGTTTCGCGACGGCCGCGTTCAACGTCGGCGCCGCGCTGGGCCCTTGGGCCGGTGGCACGGCGATCGGCGCCGGGTTCGGGTACCGGTCGCCGGTGTGGGTGAGCGCGGGGCTGATCGCGCTCGCGGGCGTCGTGGCCGGGGTGGTGTGGCGTCAGCGGGCGCGGCTCGCGGACCGGGACGCGCTACGGCGCTGA
- a CDS encoding YdeI/OmpD-associated family protein — MTSSDGPAPLPFATVADLDSWLTTHPAPHPGLWVKVAKKGSGIPSVSAADVNDVALCHGWITGQRKRLDASYYLQRITPRRPGSLWSMVNVRRVEELTAAGRMRPAGHDEVTTAKADGRWDAAYASQQEAEVPEDFATALARSPRAAAAFESLGRTDRYLTMLPVLRALTPGSRAAQVTAAVAKLEAGGRG; from the coding sequence ATGACCTCCTCCGACGGCCCGGCCCCGCTCCCCTTCGCCACCGTGGCCGACCTGGACTCCTGGCTGACCACCCACCCCGCCCCGCATCCCGGCCTCTGGGTCAAGGTCGCCAAGAAGGGTTCGGGCATCCCCTCCGTCAGCGCCGCCGACGTCAACGACGTGGCGCTCTGCCACGGGTGGATCACCGGGCAGCGCAAGCGCCTCGACGCGTCGTACTACCTCCAGAGGATCACCCCGCGCCGCCCCGGCAGCCTCTGGTCCATGGTCAACGTCCGCCGGGTGGAGGAACTCACCGCCGCCGGACGTATGCGCCCCGCCGGGCATGACGAGGTGACCACCGCGAAGGCGGACGGCCGTTGGGACGCGGCCTACGCCTCCCAGCAGGAGGCCGAGGTCCCGGAGGACTTCGCGACAGCGCTGGCACGCAGCCCGCGAGCCGCAGCAGCTTTCGAGTCCCTCGGCCGAACGGACCGCTACCTCACGATGCTCCCCGTCCTCCGCGCCCTGACACCGGGGAGCCGGGCAGCGCAGGTGACGGCGGCGGTGGCGAAGTTGGAGGCGGGTGGTCGGGGGTGA
- a CDS encoding DMT family transporter: protein MNILLSLAFVLCWSSGFIGAKLGAGSASALTVLMWRFLPLAVVLIAVAVLTRSAWRGLTARDVTRQAVIGVLSQSGYLLSVYYAIQLGVSSGTTALIDGIQPLVAGALAGPLLGSHVSGRQWIGLGLGLSGVAVVTLADAAGTDVVWWAYAVPLLGMLSLVAATFLESRSRSRVAPSVSLTVHCVTSAVLFTVLALAAGAAAPPAEGAFWVAVAWLVGLSTFGGYGLYWLILKRSGVTEVNTLMFLMAPVTAVWGALMFGEPFGLQTALGLAVCLAAVVIVHRGGHRGDAAVTAARGERRENRWTRSSESA from the coding sequence GTGAACATCCTGCTCTCCCTCGCCTTCGTCCTGTGCTGGAGCTCCGGGTTCATCGGAGCCAAGCTCGGCGCGGGCAGCGCGTCCGCGCTCACGGTCCTGATGTGGCGGTTCCTGCCGCTGGCCGTCGTCCTGATCGCCGTCGCCGTCCTCACGCGCTCCGCGTGGCGGGGGCTCACCGCCCGGGACGTGACCCGGCAGGCCGTGATCGGCGTGCTGTCGCAGAGCGGCTATCTGCTGAGCGTCTACTACGCCATCCAGCTCGGCGTCTCCAGCGGCACCACGGCCCTGATCGACGGCATCCAGCCCCTCGTCGCCGGAGCCCTCGCGGGACCGCTGCTCGGGAGCCACGTCTCGGGACGGCAGTGGATCGGCCTGGGCCTCGGGCTGAGCGGCGTCGCCGTGGTCACCCTGGCCGACGCCGCCGGGACCGACGTGGTCTGGTGGGCGTACGCCGTCCCGCTGCTCGGCATGCTGTCCCTGGTCGCGGCGACGTTCCTGGAGAGCCGCTCCCGCTCGCGGGTCGCCCCTTCGGTGTCGCTGACCGTCCACTGCGTCACCAGCGCCGTCCTCTTCACCGTGCTTGCGCTGGCCGCCGGAGCCGCCGCGCCGCCGGCCGAGGGAGCCTTCTGGGTGGCGGTCGCCTGGCTCGTGGGCCTGTCCACGTTCGGCGGGTACGGGCTGTACTGGCTCATCCTGAAGCGCTCCGGCGTCACCGAGGTCAACACCCTGATGTTCCTCATGGCCCCGGTCACGGCCGTCTGGGGCGCGCTCATGTTCGGCGAGCCGTTCGGCCTCCAGACCGCCCTCGGGCTGGCCGTCTGCCTCGCGGCCGTCGTCATCGTCCACCGCGGCGGGCACCGGGGGGACGCTGCCGTGACCGCCGCCCGGGGAGAGCGGCGGGAAAACCGGTGGACCCGGTCCTCCGAATCCGCCTAA
- a CDS encoding YceI family protein produces MSIFSSKDIETATGTSGAVRPELAALTGDYTIDPAHSTIGFVARHAMVTNVKGGFQDFTGTLSLDGTDPSRSAASLDVVMDSIETGNADRDGHLKSADFFKADEFPTMTFRSTKAESLGGDDYRITGDLTILGTTRPLSIDLEFNGAAKDPFGNERVGFEGKAEILRSEWGLTWNAALETGGVLVSDKIKLNFDISAIRNA; encoded by the coding sequence ATGAGCATCTTCAGCAGCAAGGACATCGAGACCGCCACCGGCACGTCCGGCGCCGTACGGCCGGAGCTGGCCGCCCTGACCGGCGACTACACGATCGACCCCGCGCACTCGACGATCGGCTTCGTCGCCCGCCACGCCATGGTCACCAACGTCAAGGGCGGCTTCCAGGACTTCACGGGCACGCTCAGCCTCGACGGCACCGACCCCTCGCGGTCCGCGGCCTCCCTCGACGTCGTGATGGACAGCATCGAGACGGGCAACGCGGACCGGGACGGCCATCTCAAGAGCGCGGACTTCTTCAAGGCGGACGAGTTCCCGACCATGACGTTCCGCTCCACGAAGGCGGAGTCCCTCGGCGGCGACGACTACCGCATCACCGGCGACCTGACGATCCTCGGCACCACCCGCCCCCTCTCCATCGACCTGGAGTTCAACGGCGCCGCGAAGGACCCCTTCGGCAACGAGCGCGTCGGCTTCGAGGGCAAGGCGGAGATCCTGCGCTCCGAGTGGGGCCTGACCTGGAACGCCGCGCTGGAGACCGGCGGCGTGCTCGTCTCCGACAAGATCAAGCTCAACTTCGACATCTCGGCGATCAGGAACGCCTGA
- a CDS encoding S1 family peptidase, with product MKRLLTALKRCAVLGAAALAIASLQPVTAAQAAPSPVVGGTRAAQGEFPFMVRLSMGCGGALYTQQIVLTAAHCVGSSGNNTSITATAGVVDLQSTSGRVQVRSTKVLRAPGYNGTGKDWALIKLAQPINLPTLKTATTSQYNTGDFTVAGWGANREGGSQQRYLLKATVPFVSDAACKAYGGLYSGLVASEEICAGFDAGGVDTCQGDSGGPMFRKDNAGAWIQVGIVSWGEGCARPEAPGVYTEVSTFASAIASAASTL from the coding sequence TTGAAGAGACTTCTCACGGCTCTCAAGAGATGCGCGGTCCTCGGCGCCGCCGCGCTCGCGATCGCCAGCCTTCAGCCCGTCACCGCCGCGCAGGCCGCGCCCTCGCCCGTCGTCGGCGGGACGCGGGCCGCGCAGGGCGAGTTCCCGTTCATGGTCAGGCTGTCCATGGGCTGTGGCGGCGCGCTCTACACCCAGCAGATCGTGCTCACGGCCGCGCACTGTGTGGGCAGTTCCGGCAACAACACCAGCATCACCGCCACCGCGGGGGTCGTCGACCTCCAGTCCACGAGCGGCCGGGTCCAGGTCCGCTCCACCAAGGTGCTCCGCGCGCCCGGCTACAACGGCACCGGCAAGGACTGGGCGCTCATCAAGCTCGCCCAGCCGATCAATCTGCCGACCCTGAAGACAGCCACGACCTCGCAGTACAACACCGGTGACTTCACCGTCGCCGGCTGGGGCGCGAACCGTGAGGGCGGCTCCCAGCAGCGCTACCTCCTGAAGGCGACCGTGCCCTTCGTCAGCGACGCCGCGTGCAAGGCCTACGGCGGTCTGTACAGCGGCCTCGTCGCGAGCGAGGAGATCTGCGCCGGCTTCGACGCGGGCGGCGTCGACACCTGCCAGGGCGACTCCGGCGGCCCCATGTTCCGCAAGGACAACGCCGGCGCCTGGATCCAGGTCGGCATCGTCAGCTGGGGCGAGGGCTGCGCCCGCCCCGAGGCCCCCGGCGTCTACACGGAGGTCTCCACGTTCGCCTCGGCGATAGCCTCGGCGGCGTCCACCCTCTGA